In Dyadobacter sp. CECT 9275, the following proteins share a genomic window:
- the mdh gene encoding malate dehydrogenase, which yields MKITVVGAGAVGATTADNIIRRELAEEVVLLDIKEGVSEGKSLDMYQTAALLGFNTRPIGSTNDYEKTKGSDVVVITSGLPRKPGMTREELIGINAGIVKGVTENILKYSPKAIIIVVSNPMDTMTYLALKESGIPKKRLIGMGGALDSARFKTYLALAMDVSPLDIHGMVIGGHGDTTMIPLTRLATYNGIPVSRFLSAEKLEKVAADTMVGGATLTKLIGTSAWYAPGAATMMLVESIVRNQKRIVPCSVYLNGEYGQKDICMGVPVVLGRSGWEKIVTLRLSDAEKAAFEKSAEAVRSMNGALSFS from the coding sequence ATGAAGATTACTGTCGTAGGGGCTGGCGCGGTTGGCGCAACCACCGCTGATAATATTATCCGTCGCGAATTGGCCGAAGAGGTTGTCTTACTGGACATCAAAGAAGGTGTAAGCGAAGGAAAATCACTGGATATGTACCAGACAGCCGCCTTACTTGGATTTAATACCAGGCCCATAGGTTCAACCAATGATTATGAAAAAACCAAGGGGTCCGATGTAGTGGTGATTACCTCCGGCCTTCCCCGTAAGCCTGGTATGACCCGTGAAGAACTCATCGGCATCAATGCCGGTATCGTAAAAGGTGTAACTGAAAACATTCTTAAATATTCGCCAAAGGCAATCATCATTGTGGTGTCCAACCCAATGGATACCATGACATACCTCGCTCTGAAAGAATCGGGTATCCCCAAAAAGCGTTTGATCGGGATGGGTGGCGCACTGGACAGTGCCCGTTTTAAAACTTACCTGGCCCTTGCGATGGACGTTTCTCCGCTTGATATTCACGGGATGGTGATCGGCGGTCATGGAGACACCACCATGATCCCTCTCACACGCCTGGCAACCTATAATGGTATCCCTGTGAGCCGTTTCCTGTCAGCCGAGAAACTGGAAAAAGTTGCAGCCGACACCATGGTAGGCGGCGCTACGCTTACAAAGCTCATCGGAACTTCGGCCTGGTATGCACCCGGAGCTGCCACGATGATGCTGGTGGAAAGCATTGTAAGAAATCAAAAAAGGATTGTTCCCTGCAGCGTTTACCTTAACGGGGAGTATGGCCAAAAGGATATCTGTATGGGTGTTCCTGTTGTTTTGGGCAGAAGCGGATGGGAGAAAATTGTAACGCTTCGTTTGAGTGATGCTGAAAAGGCCGCATTTGAAAAATCGGCGGAAGCTGTGCGTTCCATGAACGGAGCATTATCCTTTTCGTAA
- a CDS encoding lytic transglycosylase domain-containing protein, with protein MKISKRVFWLGAMFAGMGNVWAVASIPLEQGKWEQDTLGIAAAADEIALAYLPDVEEIGNTPSIPEPLLRERFARLEKSIPLNYNKSSHEFVEYFIYKKANFTRTMMEKMPLYFPLFEKTLQKYGLPQELKYLSMIESGLNPRAISRARAGGLWQFMSATGREFGLQQNGYIDERFEPVKATDAACRYLTQLHNIFGDWELALASYNTGPGNVKRAMRRSRGTTFWTIYNVLPKETRSYVPQFVAMNYMMNYGHDHGIYPENPEYLVPSDTIHINGYIDLEAFCTNSGIDFEELNKLNPQITKTILPDNTQGFVLKVPSVKYTYLVANRSSIMDSCTRRLLPGQVMLARTDSASTDSVLAATGKLYANTEEEDEEPETASRVRSKRTTHTVRRGETLQSIASKNRVEVAQLKKWNRLRSSRIRKGQHLVLYKQVREKVPVKNAVASTYGSATEAPVKSHKKIKMRYHTVQHGDTLWTISQRYGLPLSDLKRANRIRGNEIKPGMKLLISG; from the coding sequence ATGAAGATTTCAAAGAGAGTGTTTTGGCTCGGAGCCATGTTTGCAGGAATGGGAAATGTGTGGGCTGTGGCGAGTATTCCACTAGAGCAGGGTAAATGGGAACAGGATACACTTGGAATTGCCGCAGCGGCAGACGAGATAGCGCTGGCCTATTTGCCAGACGTGGAGGAGATCGGAAACACACCTTCCATTCCGGAGCCATTGCTAAGAGAGAGATTTGCCAGGCTTGAAAAGTCTATACCCCTTAACTATAATAAATCATCTCACGAATTTGTAGAGTATTTTATCTATAAAAAAGCGAATTTCACGCGGACCATGATGGAGAAAATGCCTTTGTATTTTCCCCTTTTTGAAAAAACACTCCAGAAATATGGCCTTCCGCAGGAGCTTAAGTACCTTTCCATGATCGAGTCAGGGCTAAATCCCAGGGCCATTTCAAGAGCACGTGCCGGAGGGCTTTGGCAGTTTATGTCTGCAACGGGAAGGGAGTTCGGGCTGCAGCAGAACGGATACATTGATGAGCGTTTTGAACCGGTGAAGGCAACTGATGCGGCATGCAGGTATCTGACACAGCTACACAATATTTTTGGAGACTGGGAACTCGCACTAGCCTCTTACAACACAGGTCCGGGAAACGTCAAGCGAGCCATGCGCAGGTCAAGAGGCACCACTTTTTGGACCATATACAATGTACTTCCCAAAGAAACCCGGTCGTATGTCCCGCAATTTGTGGCAATGAACTATATGATGAATTATGGACATGACCATGGGATCTACCCTGAAAATCCGGAATATCTGGTTCCCAGTGACACGATCCATATCAATGGGTATATCGACCTGGAGGCATTCTGCACCAACAGCGGGATTGATTTTGAGGAATTGAACAAACTGAATCCGCAGATTACAAAAACGATACTTCCTGATAATACCCAGGGTTTTGTCTTAAAAGTGCCCAGTGTTAAATATACTTATCTGGTAGCCAACAGAAGTTCTATCATGGATTCCTGTACACGCAGGCTACTCCCGGGACAGGTTATGCTGGCACGGACAGACAGCGCTTCCACGGATTCAGTATTAGCGGCAACGGGCAAGTTATACGCCAATACTGAAGAGGAGGACGAAGAGCCCGAAACGGCTAGCCGGGTAAGATCAAAAAGAACAACGCATACCGTCAGACGAGGCGAAACACTTCAATCCATTGCAAGTAAAAATCGGGTAGAAGTTGCTCAGCTAAAAAAATGGAATCGGTTGCGGAGTAGCAGAATACGGAAGGGGCAGCATCTGGTGCTCTATAAGCAAGTCAGAGAAAAGGTGCCTGTAAAAAATGCTGTTGCTTCTACATACGGGTCGGCTACAGAGGCTCCGGTAAAAAGCCATAAGAAAATAAAAATGCGCTATCACACGGTTCAGCACGGTGATACACTATGGACTATTTCCCAACGCTACGGCCTGCCTCTGAGTGATTTAAAAAGAGCGAATAGAATAAGAGGAAATGAGATCAAACCAGGTATGAAGCTATTGATTTCTGGCTAG
- the ruvA gene encoding Holliday junction branch migration protein RuvA, translated as MIAYVSGTVVHKDPAYAIIDVNGLGYELKISLQTYAALPEKGVRCKLVTYLSIREDAHVLFGFWAEEEKKLFLDLIGVSGVGPSTALVMLSSFSSEEIMKGIAEEDVRLIQSIKGIGSKTAQRVILELKDKMKKEAISLNADFRTSDGTSARIRNEAMAALVTLGIPKATAEKSIDSIIKREGSGITVEQLIKLALR; from the coding sequence ATGATTGCCTACGTTAGCGGAACGGTTGTTCACAAAGATCCAGCCTATGCAATAATCGACGTAAACGGGCTGGGGTATGAATTAAAAATTTCCCTCCAGACGTATGCCGCACTTCCTGAAAAAGGTGTTCGATGTAAGCTAGTAACATATCTCAGTATCCGAGAGGATGCCCACGTCCTCTTTGGGTTTTGGGCAGAAGAGGAAAAAAAGCTTTTTCTTGACCTGATAGGCGTATCAGGTGTAGGTCCTTCCACTGCACTCGTTATGTTATCTTCATTTTCGTCCGAAGAAATTATGAAAGGCATTGCGGAGGAAGATGTCCGTCTGATCCAATCGATTAAAGGCATAGGTTCCAAGACTGCCCAGCGCGTTATCCTTGAATTAAAGGATAAAATGAAGAAAGAAGCAATTTCCCTGAATGCTGATTTCAGAACTTCAGACGGGACGTCGGCTCGGATACGAAATGAGGCGATGGCTGCACTGGTGACGCTGGGTATACCTAAGGCCACTGCCGAAAAAAGTATTGATTCAATAATAAAGCGGGAGGGAAGCGGTATCACGGTGGAACAATTGATAAAACTTGCATTGCGGTAG
- the gatA gene encoding Asp-tRNA(Asn)/Glu-tRNA(Gln) amidotransferase subunit GatA, translated as MKDYLTLAEIQKDIREGDLTCVKLVSHYLHQIESKAHLNAFVEVYQQEALQKAATVDEKIREGTAGKLAGLIVGLKDVLSHTGHGVQAGSKILHAYKAPFTATAVQRLLDEDAIVIGRQNCDEFAMGSSNENSSFGPVLNAQDITKVPGGSSGGSAVAVQAGLCHASLGSDTGGSVRQPAAFCGVVGTKPSYGRVSRWGLIAYASSFDCIGPITKSVEDAALILEVMAGADEFDSTVSSRNVPAYSGLLGSERKVRIGYIAESIENESIAPEIRQRTKEVLERLMEEGHVVEAVQMHTLAHLLPTYYILTTAEASSNLSRFDGVRYGHRSNEAVDLESLYKKSRTEGFGDEVRRRILLGTFVLSANYYDAYYTKAQRVRSLVRAETEKFFENYDFFISPVTPTTAFTIGEKTEDPLQMYLADIFTVHANVVGCPAISIPNGTDRDGMPIGIQIMAPYFGESDMLSFARQLQRLIGESLAMS; from the coding sequence TTGAAAGATTACCTGACACTGGCTGAAATTCAGAAAGATATACGTGAAGGAGATTTGACATGTGTCAAGTTAGTGAGTCATTACCTGCATCAGATTGAATCCAAGGCCCATTTGAACGCTTTTGTTGAGGTTTATCAGCAAGAGGCATTACAGAAAGCAGCTACCGTCGATGAGAAAATCAGGGAAGGTACGGCAGGGAAACTGGCGGGCCTCATCGTTGGATTGAAAGACGTGTTATCCCATACCGGCCACGGGGTACAGGCCGGAAGCAAGATCCTTCATGCTTACAAAGCTCCGTTTACCGCAACGGCTGTTCAGCGGTTGCTGGATGAAGACGCTATTGTGATTGGCAGACAAAACTGTGACGAGTTTGCCATGGGTTCGTCCAATGAAAATTCCTCGTTTGGTCCGGTATTAAATGCACAGGATATCACCAAAGTTCCCGGCGGCTCCTCCGGCGGCTCCGCGGTGGCTGTCCAGGCCGGGCTCTGCCATGCATCACTGGGCAGTGACACAGGCGGCTCGGTACGCCAGCCCGCCGCTTTTTGTGGGGTGGTAGGTACCAAGCCTTCCTACGGCAGGGTTTCCCGCTGGGGGTTAATCGCCTATGCTTCGTCGTTTGATTGTATCGGGCCTATCACAAAAAGCGTGGAAGATGCGGCACTGATACTGGAGGTGATGGCCGGTGCCGACGAATTCGACAGTACCGTTTCGTCCCGGAATGTACCAGCCTATAGTGGGTTGTTAGGTAGTGAAAGAAAAGTAAGAATTGGTTATATTGCGGAATCTATTGAAAATGAGTCGATAGCTCCTGAAATACGGCAACGTACAAAAGAGGTTCTTGAACGGCTAATGGAGGAAGGGCACGTTGTGGAGGCAGTGCAGATGCATACGCTGGCACACTTGCTACCTACCTATTATATACTGACAACGGCAGAAGCCAGCTCCAATTTGTCGCGTTTTGATGGTGTAAGATATGGCCACCGGAGCAACGAAGCGGTAGATCTGGAGTCTTTATATAAAAAATCCCGGACAGAGGGTTTTGGAGATGAAGTAAGAAGAAGAATTTTGCTGGGGACATTTGTTTTGAGTGCAAATTACTATGACGCATACTATACCAAAGCGCAACGCGTTAGAAGTTTGGTACGGGCGGAGACCGAAAAGTTTTTTGAAAATTATGATTTTTTCATATCGCCCGTAACGCCGACCACCGCGTTTACGATCGGGGAAAAAACCGAAGATCCGCTCCAGATGTATCTCGCAGATATTTTTACGGTACATGCAAATGTTGTGGGTTGTCCGGCGATTTCAATTCCTAATGGTACTGATCGTGACGGGATGCCCATAGGAATACAGATTATGGCCCCGTATTTTGGAGAAAGTGATATGCTCTCGTTCGCCAGGCAGTTACAGCGGCTGATCGGTGAAAGCCTTGCGATGTCATAA
- a CDS encoding Sec-independent protein translocase subunit TatA/TatB — translation MESATVLAFMGLGGQEIFFVALFVLLFFGAKKIPELMRGLGQGINEFKNATKDVKENIEKSMEDPK, via the coding sequence ATGGAATCAGCAACCGTTTTGGCATTTATGGGATTAGGAGGTCAGGAGATCTTTTTTGTGGCATTGTTTGTGTTACTATTCTTTGGTGCAAAGAAAATTCCTGAGTTGATGCGCGGTTTGGGGCAAGGTATCAATGAATTCAAAAACGCAACAAAAGACGTTAAGGAGAATATTGAAAAAAGCATGGAAGACCCCAAATAA
- a CDS encoding YkvA family protein: MLIVILPLPTTFLRSMDTDSLIKRILKSVFFKQAENKAGRYAGNASKLYKLVSDVAGKLKTAGLKGNLAGVQQNVLLLIRMVKAYASGEYRGVQWKSMLSIVAVLIYFVSPIDLIPDFLPIIGISDDVALIVWLIKNLGEEIQKFSVWEKSEKTINIG, from the coding sequence ATGTTGATAGTTATATTGCCATTACCAACCACTTTTTTGAGATCAATGGATACCGATTCGTTAATAAAGAGAATTTTAAAATCTGTTTTTTTTAAACAGGCCGAAAACAAGGCTGGCCGGTATGCGGGTAATGCCTCAAAGCTCTACAAGCTGGTGAGTGACGTGGCTGGTAAGTTAAAGACTGCCGGACTGAAAGGGAACCTGGCGGGCGTGCAGCAGAATGTGCTTTTGCTGATCAGGATGGTGAAAGCCTATGCATCGGGGGAGTACCGGGGCGTGCAATGGAAAAGTATGCTGTCTATAGTGGCAGTGCTGATCTATTTTGTTTCTCCTATTGACCTGATACCCGACTTTCTGCCCATTATAGGTATTTCGGACGACGTTGCCCTTATTGTTTGGCTGATCAAAAACCTGGGTGAGGAAATCCAGAAATTCAGTGTCTGGGAGAAGAGCGAAAAAACAATTAATATAGGATAA